The bacterium genome segment CGTCGGAGCCGGATGTGGCCTGCAGCAGCCGGACCGTGTGGCCCCGCGCGTCGAAGACCAGCAGGCGGCCGGTCGCGCCCTCGACGCCGCGCGCCTTGATGGTCGCGGTGGCGCCCCGCCGCAGCGGCGACGGGTAGATCTCCAGACGCCCGGAGCCCGTGTCCAGCTGCAGGTCGACCACGCCGGTGGTGCCGGGATGGTAGCCGTGCGGGCCGGGGCCGGCCGGCACCACGCCGTGGCAGACGGTGCAGTCGCGCAGCGTGCCCGCGTGGCCCTGCAGGTCGATGTTGTTGATGTTGTCCGCGGCCTCGCGGCTCGGGAAGATGGCGTGGGGGGAGCCGTGGCAGGCGGAGCACATCAGCCCGCCGTGCCCGGTGCTGAAGCGGTAGAGCTGGCCCACCGGCTCCCCGTACTGGGGGGTGTGGCAGGTGCGGCAGGCGGGCTCGTTCAGCCAGGGGATGCGCCCACCGTTCTCGATCGAGCCGGCGACCTGCTGCAGGTCGCCGTGGCAATCCTGGCAGACCATGCCGAAGTCCGTGGCCATGGTCCCGCGCAGGCACTGGGTCTGCGGCCCGGGGTGGCACATGTTGCAGCCCGCGGGACCGGGCATCTCCTCGTCGAGGAACTTGTGCTGGTCGTGCATGCGGAAGGACAGGAAGCCGGCCTCCGGGATGCCCGTGGTGCCGAGCGCCGGGCTGGCGTGGCAGCCCGCGCAGAGGACCGGCCGCGCGTTCGGGTCGAAGCCCGCCTCGCGCTCGTGCCCGTTGAGGATCGCCTGCTCGCTGGAGTGGCAGCCCGCGGTGACGCAGTTCATCTCGACCGAGACCGGGATCACCGGCCGGCTGCGCGCCAGTTCCACGCCCTGCAGGTCGCGCGCGATCACCAGGGCGTTCTGGTAGGGGGCTTCGACC includes the following:
- a CDS encoding FlgD immunoglobulin-like domain containing protein, with translation ASHLPQLVTTGVTLEYSVPGNTYSVGKTDFWTYDQALFGVDLPPNVGLTGKGLTGAFDPAGDHFKAEGIPVTPYTDAAPTVEAPYQNALVIARDLQGVELARSRPVIPVSVEMNCVTAGCHSSEQAILNGHEREAGFDPNARPVLCAGCHASPALGTTGIPEAGFLSFRMHDQHKFLDEEMPGPAGCNMCHPGPQTQCLRGTMATDFGMVCQDCHGDLQQVAGSIENGGRIPWLNEPACRTCHTPQYGEPVGQLYRFSTGHGGLMCSACHGSPHAIFPSREAADNINNIDLQGHAGTLRDCTVCHGVVPAGPGPHGYHPGTTGVVDLQLDTGSGRLEIYPSPLRRGATATIKARGVEGATGRLLVFDARGHTVRLLQATSGSDGTVTAGWDGRDGRGQDVADGVYLLKWDDGVRTASGKVVYLR